The DNA segment GAGGCTGAAGCGCTCGTCGCGCCGGAACTTCGCGTAGACGACGATCTGCAGGTGCGCGAGGGTCCGGTCCTCGATCTCGATCACGGCCGGCGGTGTGCCGTAGAGGAATTGACCCATGCCGCCAGCCTATCCCTAGTCCGGCTCTTTACTAGAAGGTCTAGCTACTTCTCGGGTTCGCCGTGATCAGCGGCGTCGGCGTCGATCTCGTCGACCGCGGCGCCCATCCGGCGGAGGAAGTTGACGACGACCTCGGCCTCGCCGGCGTCGAGGTCCTCCGCGATCTCGAGCATCCGGCGGTGCATCTCCTGCAGCGTCTCGCGGACCTCCTGATCGCTGTCGACCGTCGCCTCGACGACGATGCCGCGGCGGTCGCTCGGATGGGGCTTCCGCACCAGGTGCCCGCTGCGGACGAGCCGGTCGATCAGCACGGTGGTCGAGGCGGAGGAGATCGAGAGGTGCGCGGCGAGGTCCTTCGCGCTGACGAGGTCGCCCTCCCGCTGGCGCCGCAGCAGGAACTGGATCGCGATCAGGTCGGTCTCGCCCATCGCCATCTTCTCGCGCGTGCGGCGGCGCATCGCCACCTCGGAGACCCGGTACCCGCGCATCGCGCTGAGCACCTCGACGGCACGTCGCGTCGAGGACTCGTCCGGGTACCAGTAGCCGGCGCCGCCCCGGACCGTCGTCTCGCTCATCCGGCCATCCTAGACTCGCGTGCAATCAGACCGTCTAGCGACCGGGGACCTGTGCCGGCGGCCCGCCCGCCTACGCTGGACCGGTGACCGCCACCCTCGTCGCCAAGGGCCTCTCCGGAGGCTACGCGCACCGCACCCTGTTCGACCGCCTCGACCTCACGGTCGCCCCGGGCGACGTGGTCGGCGTCGTCGGCGCGAACGGAGCGGGCAAGTCCACCCTCCTGCGCATCCTCGCCGGCGAGACCGCGCCGCTCGACGGCAGCGTCGTGCTCGCGCCCGGCGACGCCTTCGTCGGCTGGCTGCCGCAGGAGCACGAGCGCCGCGAGGGCGAGACCGTCGCCGCCTACATCGCCCGCCGCACCGGCGCCGCGGAGGCCTCGGCCGAGCTCGACGAGGCCGCCTCCGCGCTGGCCGAGCCCGACCCCGACGGTCGCATCGCCGACCGCTACGCGCTCGCCCTCGACCGCTGGCTCGCGAGCGGTGCCGCCGACCTCGACGAGCGGACCCCCGTCGTCCTCGCCGACCTCGGCCTCGCGCTCGACGCGACCGGGCGCACGAGCGGTGTGGCCGCCGACTCCCTGATGACCTCGCTCTCCGGCGGCCAGGCCGCTCGCGTCGGCCTCGCCGCCCTCCTGCTCTCCCGCTTCGACGTCGTGCTGCTCGACGAGCCCACCAACGACCTCGACCTCGACGGCCTCGAGCGGCTCGAGGCGTTCGTCCGCGGTCTGCGCGGCGGAGTGGTGCTCGTCAGCCACGACCGCGAGTTCCTCGCCCGCAGCGTCACCCGCGTGCTCGAGCTCGACCTCGCGCAGAACACCACCACCGTCTACGGCGGCGGCTACGACGCCTTCCTGGAGGAGCGCGAGACCGCGCGCCGCCAGCGCCGCGAGAAGTACGAGGACTTCGCGGACAAGAAGGAGGACCTCGTCTCGCGCGCCCGCACCCAGCGGGAGTGGTCGAGCCAGGGCGTCCGCAACGCGATGAAGAAGGCGCCCGACAACGACAAGATCCGCCGCAAGGCCTCGGCCGAGTCGAGCGAGAAGCAGGCCCAGAAGGTCCGCCAGATGGAGAGCCGCATCGCCCGGCTCGAGGAGGTGGAGGAGCCGCGCAAGGAGTGGCAGCTCGCCTTCACCATCGGCAGCGCCCCGCGCTCGAGCTCGGTCGTCTCCACGCTGAACGGCGCCGTCGCCCGCCGCGGCACCTTCACCCTCGGCCCGGTCTCGCTGCAGGTCGACGCGGGCGACCGCATCGGCATCACCGGCCCCAACGGCGCCGGCAAGTCGACGCTCCTGTCACTGCTGCTGGGCCGCTCCGCTCCCGAGGAGGGCGGCGCCTCGCTCGGCGCGAGCGTCGCCGTCGGCGAGATCGACCAGGCGCGCGGATTGCTCGCCGCCGACGTCCCGCTCGCCGACGCCTTCGAGGCGCTGGTGCCGGAGTGGCCGACCGCGGAGGTGCGCACCCTGCTGGCGAAGTTCGGCCTCAAGGCCGACCACGTCTCGCGCCCCGTCGGCGAGCTCTCGCCCGGCGAGCGGACCCGCGCCGCCCTGGCGCTGCTGCAGGCGCGCGGCACGAACCTCCTCGTGCTGGACGAGCCGACCAACCACCTCGACCTCGCCGCGATCGAGCAGCTGGAGCAGGCGCTCGAGTCCTACGAGGGCACGCTGCTGCTGGTCACCCACGACCGCCGCATGCTCGAGACCGTGCAGCTGACCCGCCACTGGCACGTCGAGGCGGGCGTCGTCACCGAGCGCTGACCTGCGCGTGCGACCTCACAGCGACGCGGCGCGCGCCAGCAGCAGGGCGCGGGTGCGCTCGTTGCCGGCCAGCGCGGCGGCGACGGCGAGCTCGGCGCGCGCCTCCTCCCGCCGGCCGAGGCGCGCGAGCAGCTCGCCCCGCACGCTCGGCAGCAGGTGCGACCCGCGGAGGACCCCGTCGGACGCCAGCCGGTCGACGACGAGCAGCGCGGAGGCGGGACCGGTCGCCATCGACACCGCGACGGCGCGGTTGAGCTCGACGACCGGGCTCGGCGACACCCGACCGAGGATCTCGTACAGCAGCACGATGCGCTCCCAGTCGGTCGCGGCCACACTCGGGGCGATCGCGTGGCACTCGGCGATCGCGGCCTGCAGCCCGTAGGGCCCGCGGCCCCTGCCCACGCGGTCGGCGCGGCGCAGCGCCTCCCGGCCGCGCTCGATCTGCCCGCGGTCCCAGCGGGTGCGGTCCTGGTCCTCGAGCAGCACCGGCGAGCCGTTGGGCGCCGTCCGCGCCGCGAACCGCGAGGCCTGCAGCTCCATCAGGGCGAGCAGCCCCAGCACCTCGGGCTCGCGCGGGAGCAGCGCGGCGAGCACGCGCCCGAGCCGCAGCGCCTCCCCCGCCACCTCCGTGCGGAGCCAGCGATCGCCCGAGGTCGCGGCGTAGCCCTCCGTGAAGATCAGGTAGACGACCCCGAGCACCGCGTCGAGCCGTGCCCGCCACTCCGCCGGGTCCGGCACCTCGAACGGCACGCCCGACGCCGCGAGCGACTTCTTCGCCCGCACGATCCGCTGCTGGACGGTCGCGACCGGCACCAGGAACAGCCGGGCGATCGCCTCCGTGCCGAGCCCGCCGACGAGCCGCAGCGTGAGCGCGATGCTCGCCTCCCGAGAGAGGACCGGGTGGCAGGCGGTGAAGACCAGCCGGAGCACGTCGTCCTCGATCGGCCGCCACTCGTCGTCGACGCTCTCCTCGAGGGTGCGGGCGAGGAGGCGGTAGCGCTCGTCGAGTGCCGTCCGCCGCCGCCAGCCGTCGATCGCCCGGCGCTTCGCCACGGCCGTCAGCCAGGCCCCGGCGTTGCGCGGGACACCGGTCGTGGGCCACTGCTCGAGCGCCTCGACCAGGGCCTCCTGCGCCAGGTCCTCGGCGAGGCCGACGTCGCCCGTCACCCGGGCGAGCGTCCCGACGATGCGCGCGCTCTCGATCCGCCAGACGGCGTCGACCCGCGCCCGGGTCTCCTCCCCGGGAGGCGCCGGCGTCATGTCAGCCGTTCTCGGCGCGGGCCTTCTCGTCCTCGCGCCAGCCGGCCTCCTTCTGGAGGTACTCGTTGTCGGCGAAGTCCGCGAAGTCGCTCTCGTCGGTGACGCGGCGCACCTCCAGCTTGTTGCCGGGAACGAGCGGGCAGCGCAGCGCCCACTCCTTCGCCTCCTCCTTCGAGGAGACCTGGATGATCCAGAAGCCGTTGAACAGCTCGTGCGTCTCGCCGTAGGGGCCGTCGGTGATCGCGGCGGGCTCGGAGGAGAAGTCGACGACGAACCCGGAGGTCGCGACGTCGTCGGCGAGCCCCTCGCCCGCGAGCAGGACGCCGGCGGTGATCATCGCCTCGTTGTACTGCCCCATCCGGGTGATGATCTCGTCGAACGGGATCGCCTCGTAGGCGGCCTTGGCGGCCTCGGTCGCGCGCATGATCAGCATGTACTTCACGGTGGTCTCCTCGGGATTCGCGGGCGCCCTCTGCGCCCTCCTACTATCCCGTCGAACGGCGCCCGCCGACATCGACATCCCCGTGAAAGAAATCCGACGAGTCGATGCCCCCGTACTGGTCGAGCAGCCCCGAAGTGCCGTCATCACGCCGGTCGAGCAGCCCCGGACTGCCGTCATCATGCTGGTCGAGCAGCCCCGGAGGGGCGTATCGAGACCTGCCGTCACCAGCAGGGCGGGTCTGCAGACCCGTCGTCTGACGCAGGTGGATCTCGATACGCCCGCTCCGCGGGCTACTCGATCAGCATGAACCGCCGACGACCACGCCGGTCGAGCAGCCCGACGGATCGGAATCATGCTGGTCGAGTAGCCCCGGAGGGGCGTATCGAGACCCACCACCCCCAGCACCCCGGCTCCGCAGACCACCCCGCGCCGCAGGTCACCCCACCGCGTCGAGCAGAGCCCGCACCACCGCGGCCGAGCGGTCCGCCGCGTCGTCCACGTGCGCCTCGAACGACCCGGGCTCGCAGAGATCCGAGATGCCGCGCACCGACACGAACGGCAGTCCGTGCACGAAGGCGGTCTGCGCGAGCGAGACGGACTCCATGTCCGTCGCCAGCGCCCCGTCGTACAGTCCGCGCACCCGCGCCACATGGTCGCCCGAGACGAAGACGTCGCCCGAGACGATCAGCCCGCGCCGCACCGTGATCGCTGCACCGCCCGGCATCGCCGCATCGAGGTCCGCGGCGAGCGCCGGCGCGTGCCCGGAGTAGCGCGCCGGCATCCCCGGCACCTGCCCCATCGCGTAGCCGAACGCCTGCGCGTCCGCATCGGTCTGCACGTACTCGTCGCCGACGACCACGTCGCCCACGCGCACCTCGGCACCGAGTCCGCCCGCCGATCCAGCGCTGATCACCAGCGGCGCGCCCCCCACCCGGAGGACCGCCGCCGTCAGCCCGCCGGCCGCGTTCACGAGCCCCACGCCGGTGCGCACGAGCAGCACCGGGTGGCCGCCGACCTCGATCGACCACTGCAGGGCGTTGCCCACCGCGACCGGCTCCGGGGCGCCGCCCGCCGCCGCGAGGAACGGCTCGGCCTCCTCGTCCATCGCGACGAGGACGATCGCCTCGACCGCGCTCACGCGGTGACCTGCTCCCACTCGTCGCGCCGCGCGAGGAACGTGCGCGCCGCGTCCTGAGCGCCCTCGAGCGAGTGGTTCGCTCCCCAGCCGCACTGCGTCTCGTTGGCGGCGGGGACCTCGGTGGCCTCGGTGATGTCGCGGAGAGTCGACTCGACCAGGTCCAGCACCTCGGCGAGCTCGGGCTCGCCCTGCAGGATCAGGTAGAAGCCGGTCTGGCAGCCCATGGGCGAGAAGTCGACGACGCGGTCGGAGTGGTTGCGCGACTTCTCCGCGAACAGGTGCTCGAGCGAGTGCACGGTCGGCATCTCGAGGTGGCCGCGGTTGGGCTGGGTGAAGCGCACGTCGTACTTGACGAGGTGGTCCCCGGCCGGAAGCGTCTTCGCGTCGGCCAGGCGCACGTAGGGCGCGGCGACGGTGCGGTGATCGAGGTTGAACGACTCGACGTTCATGCGCGGCTGATCCACGGTGGTCTCCTTCTCCTGGGGTCCCTCCATTGTCCCCCGCGCCTCCGACAGCAGCCCGAGCGCCGATCCACTGCTATCGAGGTGAGGAAGCGCCTGTCGCCATCGGCGGCGAAGGGATGCCGAGCAGCGCCGGCGGCGTGTAGATCCCCGACGGCGTCTTCGGTGCCACCGCGGGTGCGGGGTGGCCCTGCACAGGTGCTTGACCCCTGGCGAGCGCCCCTTCAGTGGTCGTGGTCCGATCCGACATGCGATCCCTCCTTCTGCTGAGGACGAGCGGCGTCGAGCCATTCGACGACGGCCCCCTCCGGGACCGATACCCAGACGCCGCGACTCCCTTCGATCCTTCCACCGAAAGTCCCGTCGGCCAGGACCTCGAACTGCACTTCGACGAAGATGTCGCGAGACTGCGGATAGGTCGAGACGAAGCTCTTCACCGACATCCATCCGCCGACTCGGCGACCGTCGGGAAGCTGCACCTTCACCCAGGTATCGACCATGGTCTGCGCGACCTTGTCCCATGCCGTCGGGATGCTCTCGTACGCCGTAGCCCGTCCGACCGGCAAGCGGATCCAGCGGAACTGCGGGCGCGCGAGCCATCGCCAGTCGGGGCGCCACCACCGCGGCCTGAAGTGCAGGACGAACGCCGCCGCGGACGGGATCAGCACCCCGAGCCACAGCAGGTAGCCGCCGACGAGCCGGGGCTCCCGCTCGAAGGAGGCGCGTGGGTCGCTCGCGAAGGCCACCAGATCGTCGCCGAGGACGACGAGGTACACCGCATCGAGGACGACGCTCACGAGGACCGCATCGAAGACGCGAGTGCTCACGTTCTGGTCGGTCCACCTGAAGCCCCTGAGCCAGAGCCGCACCGCTGCGTAGAGCACGCCCGGCACGACCAGCGCGAGCAGGATCGCCACGCCGATGGCGCTGTCGGGGACGACCATGGGCGGCTCCTTCCGCGAAGTGGACTCCCGCAAGCGTGCCGCCGTTCTTCGGGCGAGGACGATTCCGGGACGCCGATCGGAGGAGAGATTCTGGTTCCGGGCCCTGTTGAGGAGTCTGTCTCGTCGGCGTCCCCCGTTCCACTCCCCGCCGCCTCACCCCCCCCGAGATCGACGGCGGACGCGCCGGGTCGAGCACGGACGCGGTCGATCAGCGGACCGGAGTACCCGACCAGGGAGTCGCGATGGGCGCCGACACCGCTACCGCGCCGCCGCGTCCTCGCCCGGCACGAAGCGGTAGCCCATCCCCGCCTCCGTCAGCAGGAACCGCGGGTGCGCGGGATCGGGCTCGAGCTTCTTGCGCAGCTGCGCGAGGTACAGCCGGAGGTAGCCGGTGTCGGTCACGTGGGTCGGCCCCCAGATCTCGTCGAGCAGCGAGCGCCGGGTGACCAGCTTGCCCGCGTTCCGCACGAGGATCTCCAGCACCTGCCACTCCGTCGGCGTGAGCCGCACCGCGGCGCCGTCGCGCATCGCGCTCTTCGCCGCCAGGTCGACGGTCACGTCGCCGATCCGCACCGTCGGCTCGCCCTCGGCCGGCTGCACGCGCCGCGACAGGGCCCGGATGCGCGCGAGCACCTCGTCCATCGAGAACGGCTTGGTCACGTAGTCGTCGGCCCCCGCGTCGAGGGCGCCGACCTTGTCCGCCGAGCCGGTGCGCCCCGAGACGACCAGCACCGGCGCGCTCGTCCAGCCGCGCAGCGCCTGGATCACCTCGACCCCGTCGAGCCGCGGCATGCCGAGGTCGATCATGTAGAGGTCCGGCCGCTCGTCGATGGCGCGGTTGATCGCCTCGGTCCCGTCGCCCGCGGTGACCACGTCGTAGCCGCGGGCGGTCAGGGTGATCCGCAGCGCGCGCAGGATCTGCGGGTCGTCGTCGGCGATCAGGATCTTCATGCGGCTCCTCCCGAAGCATCGGCTCCCGCGGCCCGCCGCTCGGCGGCATCGGTCTGGGCGGCATCGGTCTCGGCGGCATCGGTCCGGGCGGCCGCGTCGTCCGCCACCACCGGCAGCGTCACCACCATCGTCAGCCCGCCGCCGGGGGTGTCCTCGGCCTCGAGCGTCCCGCCCATCCCCTCGGTGAACCCCTTCGACAGCGCGAGCCCCAGCCCCAGCCCGGTCGTGTTGTCGTCGTCACCCAGGCGCTGGAACGGCACGAAGACCTCCTCCCGGCGCTCGGGCGCGATCCCCGGGCCGTGGTCGACGATCCGGATCTGCGCCGTGCCGCCGAAGACGCTGGTCGACACCCGCACCCGGGTCCCCTCCGGCGCGTAGCGCACCGCGTTCGCCAGGAGGTTCACCACGACCCGCTGCAGCAGGACGCCGTCGGCGAGCAGCTCAGGCCCGTCCGGATCCAGATCGAGGTCGACCTCTCCCGGGCCGAGCCCCAGCTCGTCGAGAGCGGGCAGCACGACATCGGCCGCGTCCAGCGGCGCGAGCGACACCGCGAGCACTCCCGCCTCGAGCCGGGTCACGTCGAGCAGATCGGTGACCAGCGCGCCCAGGGTGGTGAGGCTCTCGTCCGCGGTCGCGAGCAGCTCCGCCCGGTCGCCCTCGCTCCACTCCACGTCGCGGGAGCGCAGCCCCGAGACGGCGGCGGTGGCGGCCGCCAGCGGCCGGCGCAGGTCGTGGCTGACCGCGGAGAGCAGGGCGCTGCGCATCCGATCGGTCTCGGCCAGCGGAGCCAGCGAGCTCGCCGTCTCGCTCAGCGCCTCCCGCTCGAGCGCGGAGTCGAGCTGCGCGGCGACCACCTGCAGCAGCCGCCGCTCGCTGCCCTCCAGCTCGCGGCCGTGCAGCTCGAGCTCCGCCTGCGCGCCCACCGGGATCCGCACGGGCTCACTCGCGGCCGCCGGCTCGCCGTCCGCGGCGACCACCGCGCCGTCCCGCACCAGCCGGACGCCGGTGAGGCCGAACGCCTCGCGCGCGCGCTCGAGGATCGCCTGCAGCGCACCCTGGCCGCGGATCACCCCGCCCGCGATCGTCGCGAGCAGCTCCGCCTCGGCGCCGGACCGCTTCGCCGCCCGGGAGCGCCGGGCCGCCCGGTCCACCACGGCGCTGACCAGCACCGCGTTCAGGACGTAGAGCGCGAGCGCGAGCTCGTGCAGCGGCTCGTCGACGGAGACCGTGTAGAGCGGATCGACGAAGAAGTAGTCGAGGGTCAGCCCCGAGAGGACGGCCGCGAACAGCGCGGGCCAGAGCCCGCCGACCAGCGCGACGAGCACGACGAGCAGCTGGTACGAGAGCACGTCGCTGGTGATCGACTCGTCGCTCCGCAGGCTCGCCATCAGCCAGGTGACCAGCGGCCCGCCGACCAGCGCGAGGGCCGTGCCGAGGAGCCGGCGCCGCAGTGTCAGCGCTCCGCCGAGGCGCGGCAGCACCGCCGCGCGACCGGCGGCCGAATGGCTGACGATGTGGACGTCGATGTCGCCCGACTCGCGGATCACGGTCGCGCCGATCCCTGGAGTGAGCGCCGCGGCGAGACGGCTGCGCCGGCTCACGCCGAGCACCAGCTGCGTGGCGTCCACCGAGCGGGCGAACGCGACGAGCGTGCGCGGCACGTCCTCGCCGACCACCTGGTGGTAGCTGCCGCCGAGCGACTCGACGAGCGCGCGCTGCGCCGCGAGCACCTCGGGTTGCGGGGTCCGCAGTCCGTCCGGCGTCAGCACGTGCACGGCGAGCAGGTCGCCGCCGGAGGCGCGCGCGGCGATCCGCGCACCGCGGCGCAGCAGCGTCTCGCCCTCCGAGCCGCCGGTCAGCGTCACGACCACGCGCTCGCGGGCGGCCCAGGTGCTGTCGATGCCGTGCTCGCCGCGGTAGTCGCGGAGCGCGCTGTCGACCTCGTCCGCGAGCCAGAGCAGTGCCAGCTCGCGCAGCGCGGTGAGCGTGCCGAGGCGGAAGCGGTGCGAGAGCTCGGCGTCGATCCGCTCGGGCGGGAAGACGCGGCCCGCGGCGAGCCGGTCGCGCAGCGCCTGCGGAGCGAGGTCGACGAGCTCGATCCGGTCGGCGGCGCGGAGCACGGCGTCGGGGATCGTCTCGTGCGGCCGCGCCCCGGTGATCGCCTCGACGACGTCGTTCAGCGAGGCGATGTGCTGGATGTCGACGGTCGTGAGCACGGTGATGCCGGCGTCGAGGAGCTCCGCCACGTCCTCCCAGCGCTTCCGGTGCGACGAGCCGGGAGCGTTGGTGTGCGCGAGCTCGTCGACCAGCGCGATGTCCGGTCGGCGGGCGAGCACCGCCGCCGGGTCCATCTCCTCGAGTCGCGCACCGCGGTGCAGCACCGCGCGCCGCGGGACGACCTCGAGGCCCGCGATCCTCGCGGCGGTCTCGGCGCGGCCGTGCGTCTCGACGACCGCGATCACGACGTCGCGCCCCTCATCGGCGAGCCGGCCGCCCTCCTCGAGCATCGTGGACGTCGTGCCGACGCCGGGCGCCGCTCCCAGCAGCACGCGCAGGCGGCCCTTCGTCATGCTCCGGCCCCCACTCTCGGCTCGCGAGATCGGCTCCGGCACGCACGATCGCGGCGTTCCGGCGAGCCGAAGGTGATTCTACGAGCCCGAGGTGCGCCGCGAACCTCAGCGCAGGCGGTACGCCTTCCAGAACTGGCGCATGGTCAGGCCGTACTCCTTGCGGAACAGCCGTGCGGCGGTCACGTACTCGTGCAGTCCGCACCGGGCGGCGAGCACCTCGAAGCCGTCGGGGTTGTCGGCCGCACTGATCTCCGCGGCGAGCGCCGTCAGGCGACTGGTCCGGATGTACTCGGAGAGGGTCGGTCCGTCGCTCGCGAAGAGCCGGTGGATCGTGCGGGGACTGGTGTGGAAGACCTCGGCCAGGGTGCCGACGGTGAGATCGCGCTGGGCGAGGTGGTCGCGCACGTAGCCCTCGACGTGCTCCCGGGAGAGCTTGATCCGATCGAGGTCGCCGACGGCGAGGTGCGACCGGTTCGCGAGCGACGCCTCGATCAGCCCGGTCAGCTGCGCGAGCTGCGCGCGGAACGCGTCCGGCGAGATCGAGTCCTGCGAGGCGAGCTCGTGCGAGAGGGTCTGGAACAGGCGCATCAGTCGCGGCGGCGAGATCACCTCCAGCCCGTAGAGCGGGACGGAGGCCCGGAAGCGCTCGCTCAGCTGATCGACCGGAATGCTGATGAAGATGCACTCGGTCACGTCGTAGGTCTCCGAGGACACCGGCTCACCGCCGCCCGCGATGGCGATGGAGCCCCGCGTGAGGCGATAGCGCTGAGTGCCGACGGAGATGAAGCACTCGCCCTCGATCAGCGCCACGATCTCGATGCGATTGCTTCTCGGGAATCCGAGGGAGCTCGAATCCGGAGAGGTGAAGTAATTGGCGCGCGCGGTCATCCGCTGAGCACTCACCTGATCGATGACCACCCGCTCCGACTCCGCCTCGAACGCCTCTCGACTGCGCGGATGGAATTCACCGACTCCCATCCACTCGCTGATCGCCTTCTCGGCGCCCGGACCGCTGAAGCGCTGCCGATCGATGCGGCAGGGCGAGCTCGGCCTGAGGGGGGAGTCCGTGGACGGGAGGGTCTCTTTCATCACTGCTGTTCCATCTCGAGGATCGGCTACGAGCGGCCCGGAACGGGATCCGCTCGCCACACGTCCGCGACGGCAGGACATGTGAATTCTCAAAGCCACAACCTGCTCATCCACACGGTGAACGGGGACTGCTGCGGGGTGACCGAGCGGTGAGTGTAACAGGAGAGAGGGCGCCGAATTCAAGTCCGGCGCCAATTGAGTGATTCCCCGCCGAATCAGCTGATCTCCGCCATCTTCGATTCCCCGTCTTTCCGCGGATGGATGTCTTTCTATACGCAAGCATCGACCTTTATATACGTCCTCATGAACGAAGAGCACTTTCAGGTTCCGGACATGTATCGCTGAGCCTCATCAGCCGTTCCCGCCATCTCCGATGATCCGTGCCAGAGATTTCGGGACGCCGCGCGATCGGCTCACCATCGATGTCGACCCCGCGAAAACCGCTCTGCCGCCCACGAGGCCGGTTCAGATCGTCGTCCGCCGCGACCATCGCTCGCCCTCCCCACCCACGAAAGGGACACCCGAGAATGAGACCACGACTCCGCCGCCGCCTCCTGGCCGCCGCCGCCCTCGCCGCCGCGGTCGCCGTTCCGAGCGCCGTCGCCGTGGGCGGTGCCGCACCGGCCGCCGTCGCCGACACCGCGAGCGCCGTCCCCGACCTCCGCGTCTCCTACCTCCAGCTCGGAGCGACCGGCTCGCTGGCGCAGATCGATCCGGCCGGCATCGCCGCCTCGAACGTGATCGTGTTCGCCTTCGCCGACCCGGCGAGCAGCACGGCCGATCCCGCGACCCTCGCGGCGATGCAGAAGGTCATCGACCAGGAGGCGAAGGGCACGGTGAACCTGCTCAGCCTCGGCGGGCAGACCGTCACCCGGGACACCGTGAACACCGGCACGGCGAGCGCCGTCGGCTCCCGGCTGCTCGCGCAGATCGAGGACTACAACGCGAAGCTCTCCGGCGGGAGCATCACGGGCGTCGACCTCGACCTCGAGAACGGCATCGACGCCCCGACGATCAGCGCCCTCGGCGCGACCGTGAAGGGCGCGGGCCTCTCCCTCGCCGTCGCGCCGCAGGTCTACCTGAGCAGCGGGACCGAGGTGGACCCGGCCGCGCCCACGAACCTGACCCTCACCTCCGGTGTCCACGACGGCGCGAACGACCAGTTCGGTCCGCTCCTGAAGAGCGGCACAGTCGACTACCTGCTCGCCCAGACCTACAACACCGGCGGCTGGACGGTCGGCGGCGCCGCCGAGAAGGACCCCGGCTTCTTCAGCACGATCGCCCGCGCGCTGAACAGCGCGGTGCGGTCCGACTGCTCCGCCGCCACCTCGCTGTGCATCGGCGAGGGCACGAGGATCGTGATCGGCCAGGTCAGCAACGCCGGCGCCAGCGGCACCGCGAACAACGTCTTCGGCGGATCCGGCGCCGCCGCCTACGACCAGGCCGCGGTGCTCGCCGACCTCGCCGCGCAGTGGAAGGCGATGAAGGCGAAGCCCGAGCTCTACGGTCACGTGACCGGCGTGATGCAGTGGTCGCTCAACAACGACTACGCGCCCGCGGCCTGGGGCGACGCCTCGGCCGTCCCCGGCGCCTTCAGCGTCGCGCTCTTCGGGGCGGCC comes from the Rathayibacter festucae DSM 15932 genome and includes:
- a CDS encoding ATP-binding protein; this encodes MTKGRLRVLLGAAPGVGTTSTMLEEGGRLADEGRDVVIAVVETHGRAETAARIAGLEVVPRRAVLHRGARLEEMDPAAVLARRPDIALVDELAHTNAPGSSHRKRWEDVAELLDAGITVLTTVDIQHIASLNDVVEAITGARPHETIPDAVLRAADRIELVDLAPQALRDRLAAGRVFPPERIDAELSHRFRLGTLTALRELALLWLADEVDSALRDYRGEHGIDSTWAARERVVVTLTGGSEGETLLRRGARIAARASGGDLLAVHVLTPDGLRTPQPEVLAAQRALVESLGGSYHQVVGEDVPRTLVAFARSVDATQLVLGVSRRSRLAAALTPGIGATVIRESGDIDVHIVSHSAAGRAAVLPRLGGALTLRRRLLGTALALVGGPLVTWLMASLRSDESITSDVLSYQLLVVLVALVGGLWPALFAAVLSGLTLDYFFVDPLYTVSVDEPLHELALALYVLNAVLVSAVVDRAARRSRAAKRSGAEAELLATIAGGVIRGQGALQAILERAREAFGLTGVRLVRDGAVVAADGEPAAASEPVRIPVGAQAELELHGRELEGSERRLLQVVAAQLDSALEREALSETASSLAPLAETDRMRSALLSAVSHDLRRPLAAATAAVSGLRSRDVEWSEGDRAELLATADESLTTLGALVTDLLDVTRLEAGVLAVSLAPLDAADVVLPALDELGLGPGEVDLDLDPDGPELLADGVLLQRVVVNLLANAVRYAPEGTRVRVSTSVFGGTAQIRIVDHGPGIAPERREEVFVPFQRLGDDDNTTGLGLGLALSKGFTEGMGGTLEAEDTPGGGLTMVVTLPVVADDAAARTDAAETDAAQTDAAERRAAGADASGGAA